The following is a genomic window from Chloroflexota bacterium.
CCGGCACCCAGGACGGCCACGCCACTACCGCGTCCTCGCCGAGTCCGGCCACCGGACATGACGAGGCCGGGCCGGCGGCGGCGGATGCCGACCACGGCCATGAGACTCAGGAGTACATGGCGCGTGGCGCGGTCTCGCTCCCCTCGACCGGCACCTGGACCGCGCGCCTCGTCATCCGTGACGCGCACGGCGAGGAGATGGTCGGTGAGGCGCCGGTCCAGGTCGAGCAGGGCGGCCCGAATCGCCTGTATCTCGGCGTCAGCGGCAGCCTGATCTTCGGCTCAATGCTCTTCGGCATGATCCAGCGGCGTCGGGAGCCGACCCGCTCGCGCGACCCACGCTCGCGCACCACGCGCTAAGGAGCGGATCGATGGCTCTCCGACAGCCGGCGCGCCCCGAGCGCGCCCCCACCCCCTTGACCATCCTGACGGCCGCCGCGCCAGCACCCCACTCGCGCGGCCTGCTCGACAACCCGCTCGTCCTGGGGTTCCTCCAGAGCCGCTACTACCCGGCCGTCTTCACCTACCCGGTCCTGGTCGTCTTCGGCTACATCATCTACTCGCTGCTCTGGGGGCCGGCCGCCGCCTCGGCGAACCTCGGCACCAGCCTGACCTGGGTGCTCTGGTGGCCGCTGATCCCGCTGGCGATGTTCGCGCTCGGGCGCTTCTGGTGCGGGATCTGCCCCTTCGGCACGACCATCGACCTGGTCCAGAAGGTCGCCGGCCTCGGCCGCCCGGTGCCTGCATTCCTGAAGAAGTACGGCATCTGGGTGATCGACGCCGTCTTCCTGCTGATCACCTGGGCCGACCACGTCTTCGGTATCGTCGAGTCGCCGCGTGGCTCCGGCTACCTGCTCGGGCTGCTGGTGACGGCCAGCGTCGTGACGGCCGTCTTCTTCGAGCGACGGACCTGGTGCCGCTACCTCTGCTTCCTCGGCGGCCTCTCGGGCAACTACGCGCGGACCTCGGGCATCCAGCTCCAGGCGACCCCGGACATCTGCGCCACCTGCAAGGACCAGTACTGCTACAAGGGAAGAGACGGCATCCCCGGCTGCCCCGTCTTCGAAGTGCCGCGCACCATGAACAACATGGCGAACTGCAACTTCTGCGCGGCCTGCATCAAGTCGTGCGAGAAGGGCTCGCTGCGGCTCTTCCTCAGGAAGCCCACCAGCGAGCTCTGGTTCCTGGCTCGCCCGAAGTTCGCCGAGGCGTTCCTGGCGGTCGTCATCGTCGGGATCGTGCTGGTCCAGAACATCACGATGCTCTCGTTCTGGGAGCCGCTGATGACGACGCTCCAGGGCGTCCTGCTTGGCAGCCGGGTGGCGGCCTTCACGTCGGTCTTCCTGGTCGCGATGGCCGTCCCGTTCGTGCTGATGCTGGCGGCGGCAAAGCTGACCGGCGCCCAGACCGGCGAGGACATCGCGCGGACGTTCGCCCGCTTCGGGTACGCGGTGATCCCGCTGGACCTGGCCGGGCACATGGCCCACAACTTCTTCCACCTGTTCGCCGAGGGCAAGGCGATCCTCTTCAACACGGCCGCCCTCGCCGGCACGTACGTGACGGGGGACGCCGCCCTGGTCTCGACCCCGACCATCCAGGCGATGCAGTTCGCCGTGCTCGCGCTCGGCATCGGCGGCTCGATCTTCACCGCCTACAAGATCGCCCAGCGCAGTCCTGGCCAGGCCACGCCCCTCCGTGCCTTCGTGCCCCAGCTCGTGGTGCTGGTCATCTTCGGACTGGTGAACGTCTATCTCTTCACCCTCCCGATGGCCCACCGCGTGTAGGGACGGGGATGGAGCTCTCATGACGAGCGTGACAACTCGCGTCGCCCTACTGGCCCTGGCCGGGGCGCTGACCGCAACCGCGCTCTCCATCAGGCCCACCGTCGAGCGGTCATCCGAGAGCGCGCCACCACCGCTGCCCGAGCTCCTCGCTCGGGCAGCGGGCGGCGACCCGGTTGCGCTTGATACCGCGCCGACAGGGAGGGACCCGCCCCACGCAGGCGACCCGTCCGATGCGCGGTGCGGGAGTCCAGGCCGCCGAAGCGCCCCCACCGAGCGCATCGGTCTGGTTGATGGTCTTGGGGCCAGTGACCCTCTTCCTCGGCCTTGTGTCCTGGGCATACCTTGACCGACCTCGACGCCAGCGATACATGGCGCTCGCGCACGCCGCTGAGAGAGCGCACTCCGCGGCGGCTGCGGCCGCCAATCCCTGCAGCCCGGGGTTGGTGAGTGAGCAGCTACCTCACCTCGAATTGTGGCGAGGTAGTCTGCTCGGACTTCCGAACGGCGTGCGGCTTTCACTGGTGTCGTGGTGGCCCGTGGGCCGCGATCGCGACCGTCCGGCAGCCTGACTGGAAGGAGTCCAGGCTTCTCACGTCGGCGTACGCGATTCCAGGTGATCCCAAGCCCAACGTACGAGGGCCAGGCAGCACTTGCCTGGCCCTCAACTATCCCTGGTGCAGCGTTCCGTGTCGGGCGTTGCCTGGGAGTACCAGGAGCAACCCGCCTTGAAGAGTGCCCAGCCGCCATCTGCCCCGAAGCCGCCGTTAACCGAGCTGTTGGTCGGGAGGGATCGGGGCAATGCTGCTACCTCGCACGTGCATCCTAGCCACGGGGCCAGGCCACCGTGTCGCTCACAGGACGTGATGCGCTCCGACCATGACGGCGACGTACCGCGCCAGTTTGCCGGCGACGACCCAGACCGTGAAGACGAGCAACGGTAGCCGCACGGCGCCGGCGACGACGGTCAGCGGGTCGCCAATGACGGGTAGCCAGGAGAAGAAGAGAATC
Proteins encoded in this region:
- a CDS encoding 4Fe-4S binding protein, with amino-acid sequence MALRQPARPERAPTPLTILTAAAPAPHSRGLLDNPLVLGFLQSRYYPAVFTYPVLVVFGYIIYSLLWGPAAASANLGTSLTWVLWWPLIPLAMFALGRFWCGICPFGTTIDLVQKVAGLGRPVPAFLKKYGIWVIDAVFLLITWADHVFGIVESPRGSGYLLGLLVTASVVTAVFFERRTWCRYLCFLGGLSGNYARTSGIQLQATPDICATCKDQYCYKGRDGIPGCPVFEVPRTMNNMANCNFCAACIKSCEKGSLRLFLRKPTSELWFLARPKFAEAFLAVVIVGIVLVQNITMLSFWEPLMTTLQGVLLGSRVAAFTSVFLVAMAVPFVLMLAAAKLTGAQTGEDIARTFARFGYAVIPLDLAGHMAHNFFHLFAEGKAILFNTAALAGTYVTGDAALVSTPTIQAMQFAVLALGIGGSIFTAYKIAQRSPGQATPLRAFVPQLVVLVIFGLVNVYLFTLPMAHRV